The following proteins come from a genomic window of Candidatus Bathyarchaeia archaeon:
- a CDS encoding NAD(P)-dependent oxidoreductase, translating into MGIIGLGIVGSRVAANLMKAGYPLTAFDIRGEALEEACRRGAARASSPKEVGERSDAILLSLPSPKEVKEALFGDEGAARGLRRGCMAINLSTIGPRAAIEIGEGLRAMGIEFVDAPVTAPYMGYLAAERGELTILVGCEEGAFEEAKEILSKIGKVVVRVGPVGSGQAVKLANNLMAAINTLGLFEAALWASKYGIDPKALEVLRFGTGDSWALRNRLPRLLERDFEPGFKTSLMHKDIGLFLEGAKELNLFTPLAGLVYQLLQAAKAFGLGEEDWGSIIKVYEAINGIRVGSPGRA; encoded by the coding sequence TTGGGGATTATAGGATTGGGCATAGTGGGCAGCAGGGTGGCCGCGAACTTGATGAAGGCCGGCTATCCGTTGACGGCCTTCGATATCCGAGGGGAGGCCTTGGAGGAGGCTTGCCGGAGGGGCGCCGCAAGGGCCTCCTCGCCGAAGGAGGTCGGCGAGCGGTCCGACGCCATCCTATTGAGCTTGCCGTCGCCGAAGGAGGTCAAGGAGGCCCTCTTCGGCGATGAGGGCGCGGCCCGAGGCCTGAGGAGGGGATGCATGGCCATAAACCTGAGCACCATAGGGCCAAGGGCGGCCATCGAAATTGGGGAGGGGCTAAGGGCGATGGGGATCGAGTTCGTGGATGCGCCCGTCACGGCGCCGTATATGGGGTATTTGGCCGCCGAGAGGGGCGAGCTAACGATCCTCGTGGGCTGCGAGGAGGGCGCCTTCGAGGAGGCCAAGGAGATACTCTCGAAGATAGGCAAGGTCGTGGTCCGAGTGGGCCCGGTGGGGAGCGGGCAGGCGGTGAAGCTCGCGAATAACCTCATGGCGGCCATAAACACGCTCGGCCTTTTCGAGGCCGCCCTATGGGCCTCCAAGTACGGCATCGATCCCAAGGCCCTTGAGGTGCTCAGGTTCGGGACTGGGGATTCATGGGCCCTTAGGAACCGCCTCCCGAGGCTCTTGGAGAGGGATTTCGAGCCTGGCTTCAAGACCAGCTTGATGCACAAGGACATAGGCCTATTCCTAGAGGGGGCAAAGGAGCTGAACCTCTTCACGCCCTTGGCGGGCCTCGTATATCAATTGCTTCAAGCCGCCAAGGCGTTCGGACTCGGGGAGGAGGATTGGGGATCCATAATAAAGGTTTATGAGGCCATAAATGGGATTAGGGTCGGGAGCCCGGGGAGGGCATAA
- a CDS encoding Nramp family divalent metal transporter, producing MEAKKTITSMGEEYEVREIPPPPSGWDTLRGKVRWIGPGFIVSGLEVGTGELIVCSIAGAMYGAAFAWTILLSAIIKVTNNYLWAKYTIATGESPMRLFARIRPFLWLVWLYMFSVVISDAWFFSGCSSSAGTSLFELTKAGSYMLWGYVIAIIAVIVLAGPKVIYNVVEKIVTVTSLMLAAGMIGVVIATGARYPEAVGEFIRGMFSFGYIPPKPGALAFMVTMFGWAFGGGQLEMTRYAIYAREKGYAMGQYIAHLTGLRAKPEEIPVKGFMPSTSSESLKNFKAWLSLLKTDMIYVYTPLALFGSLGYMFSGMTILKPLGLVPAGIKTAVEQARYFGEYVGPWGFALFLFLAAINLWDTYLAVMDGNSRVMAEGMWQAIPAVRRRPQRDWYYMWVAIFTICAFVLAFVASPAVLVQTGSTLGAAFMFITMISVLYVTYKGLPKEYWPHPIHTIILIGGIAFYIFLTGTVIAGFFGIKL from the coding sequence ATGGAGGCGAAGAAGACTATAACTTCTATGGGCGAAGAATATGAGGTCAGGGAGATACCACCTCCACCATCCGGGTGGGACACCCTCAGGGGAAAGGTGAGGTGGATCGGCCCGGGATTCATCGTGAGCGGCTTGGAGGTCGGCACGGGCGAGCTGATAGTATGCTCCATTGCGGGAGCCATGTATGGAGCGGCCTTCGCATGGACCATCCTCCTAAGCGCCATAATCAAAGTGACGAATAACTACCTATGGGCCAAATATACAATAGCCACCGGGGAATCCCCGATGCGCTTATTCGCGAGGATACGCCCATTCCTATGGCTGGTATGGCTTTACATGTTCTCCGTCGTCATCAGCGATGCTTGGTTCTTCTCCGGTTGCTCCTCCTCCGCGGGAACATCATTGTTCGAATTGACGAAAGCTGGATCCTATATGCTTTGGGGCTACGTTATTGCCATAATAGCCGTCATCGTATTGGCAGGGCCAAAGGTCATATATAATGTCGTTGAAAAAATAGTGACGGTTACCTCGTTGATGCTCGCGGCCGGCATGATCGGAGTGGTCATAGCAACGGGGGCTCGTTATCCCGAGGCTGTCGGAGAGTTCATAAGGGGCATGTTCAGCTTCGGCTACATACCGCCGAAGCCAGGCGCCTTGGCGTTCATGGTAACGATGTTCGGATGGGCATTCGGAGGGGGCCAGCTGGAGATGACCAGATACGCCATATACGCTAGGGAGAAGGGCTATGCGATGGGGCAGTATATCGCTCATCTCACCGGGCTCAGGGCGAAGCCGGAGGAGATACCGGTGAAGGGGTTCATGCCCTCCACCAGCTCGGAGAGCCTTAAGAACTTCAAGGCTTGGCTATCCTTGCTAAAAACGGACATGATCTATGTTTATACGCCCTTGGCGCTGTTCGGCTCCTTGGGCTATATGTTCAGCGGCATGACGATCCTGAAGCCGCTGGGATTGGTCCCGGCGGGCATCAAGACCGCCGTCGAGCAGGCGCGATACTTCGGCGAATACGTCGGGCCTTGGGGCTTCGCGCTATTCCTCTTCTTGGCCGCCATAAACCTCTGGGACACGTATTTGGCCGTGATGGATGGGAACAGCCGCGTCATGGCGGAGGGCATGTGGCAAGCCATACCGGCCGTGAGGAGGAGGCCCCAAAGGGATTGGTACTATATGTGGGTGGCGATCTTTACGATTTGTGCATTCGTGCTCGCATTCGTTGCAAGCCCCGCGGTGCTGGTTCAGACGGGATCTACCCTTGGGGCTGCGTTCATGTTCATCACCATGATATCCGTCCTCTACGTAACCTACAAGGGCCTGCCGAAGGAGTATTGGCCGCATCCGATCCATACGATAATCCTCATAGGCGGCATTGCGTTCTACATCTTCCTAACGGGCACGGTGATCGCGGGCTTCTTCGGGATCAAGCTATAA
- a CDS encoding fumarate hydratase produces the protein MPISEELIGDTVSKLYEKALKELPADILEALQKAYERETNAIAKTILSSILENSKMAKERNLLICQDTCIPAYWVRMGTRAIIEGDPIKAIGDGSRMATQRIPLIPHCVHPLTRTNTGTNVGIHVPVLHIDLLPGADFVEIMAMPIGSGSETAPSALRIFSYADPIWAIKKFILDTVVEAGGKPCPPIIVGVGMGTSFDYVGWLAKMAAFRPLNLRNPDPEVERMEEELLNAINSTGIGPMGMGGDTTALAVNIEVGHTHTTEMPVAVKLLCWAARRASARIYSDGRVEYC, from the coding sequence TTGCCAATCTCTGAAGAATTGATAGGGGATACCGTTTCAAAACTTTATGAGAAGGCCCTGAAGGAACTCCCAGCGGACATACTCGAGGCCTTGCAAAAGGCCTATGAAAGGGAAACTAACGCCATCGCCAAAACGATCCTTTCGTCGATCTTGGAGAACTCGAAAATGGCCAAGGAGAGGAATTTGCTCATATGCCAAGACACCTGCATCCCGGCCTATTGGGTAAGGATGGGGACGAGGGCGATTATAGAGGGAGACCCGATCAAGGCGATCGGGGATGGATCGCGGATGGCGACCCAAAGAATACCCTTGATACCCCATTGCGTCCATCCGCTCACGAGGACGAATACCGGGACGAACGTGGGCATCCACGTCCCGGTCCTTCACATAGACCTTTTGCCGGGGGCCGATTTTGTGGAGATCATGGCGATGCCGATAGGCTCGGGCTCCGAAACGGCCCCGAGCGCGCTTAGGATCTTCTCCTACGCGGACCCCATATGGGCAATTAAGAAGTTCATCTTGGATACGGTCGTTGAGGCGGGGGGCAAACCATGCCCGCCGATAATCGTCGGGGTTGGCATGGGGACCTCCTTCGATTATGTCGGATGGTTGGCCAAGATGGCCGCCTTCCGCCCGCTAAACTTGCGGAATCCGGATCCGGAGGTGGAGAGGATGGAGGAGGAGCTTCTCAACGCCATAAATAGCACCGGCATAGGTCCCATGGGCATGGGCGGTGATACGACGGCCTTGGCGGTCAACATCGAGGTGGGCCATACCCATACGACCGAGATGCCCGTCGCCGTGAAGCTACTTTGCTGGGCCGCGAGGAGGGCATCGGCGAGGATATATTCCGATGGGAGGGTCGAATACTGTTAA
- a CDS encoding FumA C-terminus/TtdB family hydratase beta subunit — translation MGKEVRLETPLSEGDARALRVGDVVYLTGTIYQIRLGGHLKALECAEKGQRLPFDLEGSVIYHAFSSIVRTNAEWRLNYIGATTSALLNKYEPSLIRRFKVRGIIGKGGMDGATLEAMKEVGCVYLAQVGGASALYTSRIERVQAAYWEELGAERVFALKVRDFGPLHVGMDSHGNSLYESVNTAVKGKLPEIYRALKIVA, via the coding sequence ATGGGGAAGGAGGTTAGGCTGGAGACGCCCTTGAGCGAAGGGGACGCGAGGGCCTTGAGGGTTGGGGACGTCGTTTATCTCACGGGGACCATTTATCAGATCAGGTTGGGCGGCCACCTGAAGGCCCTAGAATGCGCCGAGAAGGGACAACGGCTCCCGTTCGACCTCGAGGGCTCCGTGATTTACCACGCCTTTTCCTCCATAGTCCGAACCAATGCCGAATGGAGGCTCAATTACATCGGCGCGACGACGAGCGCCCTGCTGAATAAGTATGAGCCATCGCTCATCCGGAGGTTCAAGGTCAGGGGGATCATAGGCAAGGGCGGGATGGATGGGGCGACGTTGGAGGCCATGAAGGAAGTTGGATGCGTCTATCTGGCCCAAGTGGGAGGGGCCTCGGCCCTTTACACCTCGAGGATAGAAAGGGTTCAAGCGGCGTATTGGGAGGAGCTGGGGGCCGAGAGGGTCTTCGCCCTCAAGGTCAGGGATTTCGGCCCCCTCCATGTCGGAATGGATTCCCACGGCAACAGCCTATACGAAAGCGTAAACACCGCCGTCAAGGGAAAGCTCCCGGAGATCTATAGGGCGTTGAAGATAGTTGCTTAA
- a CDS encoding glycyl-radical enzyme activating protein: MGASGLIFNIQRYCVHDGPGIRTVVFLKGCPLRCIWCSNPEGQNPFPEILYYEDRCKRCSLCATICPQGAIELRGGELAINRRKCDSCGKCAESCPNGALKMVGEVKGAGEVLEVVGRDMKFYRDSGGGITLSGGEPLYQPDFSIEIVKGAKRMRIDTAIETCGHAPWEGAIKPLLPYADLILYDVKHSDPEAHRRYTGESNELILRNLKLIDAYGKRMVISIPLIPTVNMFEGVIRGIVKLIADLKSVEGVALRPYHGFGAPKYKLLGRDYQLGHINPVGEDELSYYKELISDALSVPVQVA, translated from the coding sequence ATGGGTGCGAGTGGCCTAATATTCAACATCCAAAGATATTGCGTCCACGACGGCCCCGGGATTAGGACCGTAGTCTTCTTGAAGGGCTGTCCATTGAGGTGCATTTGGTGTTCCAACCCGGAGGGACAAAATCCATTCCCGGAGATATTGTATTATGAAGATAGATGTAAGAGGTGCTCCCTTTGCGCAACCATTTGTCCCCAAGGCGCAATAGAGTTGAGGGGTGGCGAACTCGCCATAAACAGGCGTAAATGCGATTCATGCGGCAAATGCGCAGAGTCTTGCCCAAATGGCGCTTTGAAAATGGTCGGGGAGGTGAAGGGGGCGGGAGAGGTGCTGGAGGTCGTAGGGAGGGATATGAAGTTCTATCGCGACTCGGGTGGCGGGATAACGTTATCCGGCGGGGAGCCGCTTTATCAGCCGGATTTCTCCATAGAGATCGTGAAGGGAGCCAAAAGGATGCGCATCGATACCGCCATTGAGACGTGTGGCCATGCCCCATGGGAGGGGGCGATCAAGCCCCTGCTGCCCTACGCCGATTTGATCCTATACGATGTGAAACATAGCGATCCAGAAGCCCATAGAAGGTACACGGGAGAGTCTAACGAGCTGATCTTGAGGAATTTGAAATTGATCGACGCTTATGGGAAAAGGATGGTCATTTCCATACCCCTCATACCAACCGTTAATATGTTCGAGGGAGTCATCAGGGGAATTGTGAAATTGATAGCCGATCTGAAGAGCGTTGAGGGGGTTGCTCTCCGCCCCTATCATGGATTTGGCGCGCCGAAGTATAAGCTATTGGGGAGGGATTATCAATTGGGGCACATCAATCCAGTCGGGGAGGATGAACTATCATATTATAAAGAGCTCATCTCGGATGCGCTAAGCGTTCCTGTGCAAGTCGCATGA